Genomic segment of Leptospira perdikensis:
AAAAAGCCCAAGTGCGAAATGGAGACATTCTTATGACAAAGGTCACAGGCCTTGGTTGTACTGCTTCTGCTATTTGTGGGGCCTTCGCTGCCATCCAACCGAACCAGTTTCGTGCAGCTACTTCCGCAATGGCTGTGATGGGAATTGCTGGCGAAATGGCAAAAACCAAAACAAGTTCTCCTGGAAGTTTTCAAGTCGCATTTTTAGATGCACTATATGAAATCGGAGCAGATACCATTAAACAAAAGTTAAATGGAGAATAAAATTCATGGAGTTTATTTGGTAACAGATAGACCCCTCTGCCGAACGCATGGTTTGGCAGAGGTAGTGGAACTTTCTGCTCTTGGTGGAGTTTCTCTTGTACAACTTCGGGAAAAAGAAACTGACAGTCGCGAATTTTTAGAACTCGCAAAACATTTAAAAAAAATTCTAACACCATTCGCCATTCCCCTTCTTATCAATGACCGTTTAGACATCTGTTTGGCGGCCGGTGCCGATGGTGTCCATCTGGGACAATCCGATTTACCTTGGCAGGAAGCTCGCCGGATCTTAGGAAACAATGCCATCATTGGGCTTTCCTTAGAAACCAAAGAAGATTACCATTCTCTAATAGAAACAAATCCAAAACCTCCTTTAGATTATTTGGCGGTTTCCCCTGTGTTTGATACCAATACAAAAACAAATACCAAACCCGCCTGGGGACTCGAAGGACTCAAATGGTTACGAAGTAAAACCACAATCCCCATCGTTGCCATAGGGGGAATTAATGAATCCAATGCCGAAACAGTTGTGAAAGCCGGAGCAGATTCGATTGCCGTAGTGAGTGCGATTTGTTCCGCCGAAGATCCAAAATTGGCAACGGAAATTTTATCAAAAAAATTTCATACCTAAATAGAAATTAGAGAAACGATTATCAATTGTATATAACTAGATCTATATAATTTTTCTTTTTAATCTAAGTCGAAATCTTTTATTAGTTTAGAACTCATTCAATTTGCTTCTTTGATCTTCTTTTGTTTTAAATTTCGATTCCAAATTTCAAACCCAATTCTCTCAATGGGTGAATCCTTAAAATAAACATCAAACTCTTGTTTGGTCAATGATTCTTTTTCTAAAAAATTAGGGTCCGTCCAAAAGGATCTCGGTAAAAATTCATTCTCTGAGGTTTCAACTTCGTTTCTTTTGGCAACATTGGCATTCCAAGGACAAACTTCTTGGCAGAGATCGCAACCATACACCCAACCTTTCCGATCCCATTCTAAAAAAGAATCAGTGGCTTCGGTTTCTTTTCTGTCCTCAATGGTTAGGTAAGAGATACATTTTCTAGCATCAATTTGATAAGCTTCGAGAGCGTTTGTGGGACATACATCCAAACATTTACGACAACTACCACAATGGTCTGTGATGATTTCTTCTGGATCTGGACCACCTAATTCTAAGTCGGTGAGAATGGTCGAAAGAAAAAAATAAGATCCAAGTTTTGGATGGATGAGGTTTGTATTTTTTCCCTGCCAAACAATCCCCGATTCCCGAGTTAAGATTTTTTCAGCTACGGGCAAACTATCCACAGATTGACGAAATTTAAAACCAGAGAACTTCTCCCGGAGGGTTTTTAAAATCCGATTTCCTTTTTCTTTTAAGATGAGATGGTAGTCAGAACCTAACGCATAACGGGAAACCTTAGATTCCATTTGGGAAAGTAACTCTTCACCCTGACTTGATCTATAAATAAACCCAAGGCAGATCACAGACTTCGGAACAAAACCTAAATTTTGAAAATCATTTCGAATTCCCACAGCATGGTCTTTGGCAAACCAAACCATTTCTCCAAATCGCTCTTCCTGAATCCATTCATCCAAATGTTTGCGGTCTGAATTTGGGATTTTTGCTTCTGTGAATCCAACCAAAGAAAATCCTTCTGCCTCACAAATGGTTTTAATTTGGGAACGAATCTGATAGATTGGATTTGTCATGGGTGAAAATGGGAACGAAGTTTATCTTACAGAAATTCAAGGCCAGTTGCCAAGCCATTTGTATGTTCATCTCCCAAAACTAGTTTCTCTCTTTCCACAAATTGAGGCCCTTGTTACTCTTCCCAAGGGACTTCCGGAACTTTTAAGAAAGGGAATTTACTTTGCCTTACTCCAATCGGTGGTGAGACTTCTCGAAAGGAACACAGACCCACTTTTACCCGAAATCCTTCCTGAATATGGGGAGCTGATCCGTTCGGTTTCCGAAACCTATTCCGCTCTAAGCCCAGAAGTTGAATCCAATTGGCTCGAAGAATGCATTCAATATGGAGATAAATCAGCCTACCATTGGGAATGGAAACATTTTGATTCCAGAGAATTGTTTTAAATTACAATTGTTCCTTCTCGAGTGATTTTAGAAAGTCAGGTGGGATTGGTTTTTTGGTTTTGGCATGATAATCAAAATACACCTGAACTGTTTTAGCTGACACATAAACCGTGTTTGTTTTTTTGTCACGAATTTCATACGAAAATTCCCAAGAAGTAGTTCCAATAGCTGAGACCCAAGTTTCTACATAAATGGAAACACCGGGAAGGACAGAAGCCTTTAGATCCATTTCCACACGTGCGAGAACAAAAGGAATGTCATCTAACTCCGATACATTTAAATAACGATTACAAAAATCCAACCTTGCCAACTCTAAATAAGTCGAATAACTGGAGTTATTGACCCTTCGCATTGGATCCATATCATTAAATCGAATTTGAATTTCGGTACGTATCATAGTCTATGATCAATTGAAGCAATAGGAATGAATCTGTCATCTCTATGTTTCTATTTTATATTGGATCTGAACGGATCGTAACAACCTTCGTAGTTCCGGATTTTTGCCATATATTGGTTCTAAAAAAGTTTGATTTATTTTATCTTTGGGAATTCCAAGAGATACCAAGTAGCTCTCGACATTGCGAACTCTATCTTTCACCAGTTTTCGATTTTTTGTCAAATGGCCAGAGGCATCTGCAGAACCAATCAAGGAAAGATATCCTATTTGGGAGATAGGATTGAGTTCCCACTCAGCTTGTAACAAATGGATAGATTCTTTTTCTAACTTCGAGGATCCGGCTTCGAAAAAGATGGAAAGTTCTCTAATAGGAGATTCCAGAATAAGTGTATTTTTTTCAGGGTTGGAATTTCCTTCTTTGCGTACAAGTAGTACAATTCTTTGTTTTTCCAAAGGTTTGGCCCAAAGCCAAAAGAGGAAAAATCCTGCCCCAACTAACATAAGGGAAATCCAAACCATATTCCTTTAGACTCTTACCTCCGATTTGCGGAAATTTCTTTCAAACGAGTAGACAAAAATCAAAATTTTAGTACAATATCTAGTTATGAAACCTATGCGAAAAATTTTGATCGTCTATTCACTGTCAATCGGTCTGGCCTTCGGCTGCAAACCGGCAGAACTTTCGAACACTTGTGATGCGAAAACAAAAGAATACTTCCAAGCGACGGTCGTTCGGTTTCTCACTGGGGACCGGTCACCCTCTTGTCTCCCTTCCTTTGATTTCCAAGAACTTTGGGGTGTTTATATGGCACCTTCGGGAACGACAAGTGTCAATGCCATCACAAGTTATAACGACCAAATCATCATTGGTGGAAATTTTCAATATGTGGGACCGTCTACAGGGAGCGTAGTGTATTTAGAAACATCCAATGGAAAGGTTTTATCCAACCGCAATTGCCCTTATTTAAAAGTAGTGGGATCCACCGGGATTGCTATCTCCGATGGAGGTGGTGGGTTTTATATTGGCGGTGAGTTCTATGCAGTCCAAGGCGTAGAAAGATCTAGTGTGGCCCATATCTTACCGGGCTGTGTATTGGATCGCAACTTCAATGTTCCCAAAAATAATTCTATCAGTATTTATACCTTATTACTTGCGGGAGATTCACTCTACGCGGGCGGATATAATACTAGTGATAATAGTGGGTATTTGGTTCGTCACAATCGTTATACTGGTGCCTTGGACAATTCGTTCACGCCAAATCCAAATTTGTTAGTTTCCGATTTAGAAACCGATGGAGACTCTCTTTATGTTTGTGGAGATTTTACGAATATCGGTGGTTATACGAAGAATTCCTTAGCCAAGTTTTCTCTCTCCACTGGTCTCATCGTATCTTCTTTTACTACAACCATAACTGGATCCAGTTGCCTAGATTTGTATTACGGAACCGATTCCAATGGGAGTCCTAATATCTATGCCGTTGGCGATTTGACAACCCCAACATTTAGCAGAGCCATATCGTTTTATCCCGATGGAACATTAACCACTTGGAACCCCGCTCCTAATGCTAAGGTCAACTCCATCCAACAATATAACAATAGGCTCTATTTAGGTGGTGATTTTACTACCATCAATGGTGGAACTTCCGCTCCCAATTTAGTCTCTGTCAATAATAGTACGGGTACGGCCATCACTACAAATTACGGTGTCAACGACGTTGTCGCAACCCTGCAAATCATTGAAAATACACTTTACTTAACCGGAAGTTTTACCCAGGTGAAATCTGTTCCGAGAAACTATGCGGCGGCACTTTCTTTACCCGATGAATCGGTTACTGCCTTTGATCCGGCTTATGATGGTAGTTTCAATAATCCTGGTTCGGGGATTGTGTCGGCAGGAAACGGGGTTGTACTTTTCACTTCCAGTCGTTCGACAGTCAATGTCAAAGCTCGGAATCATTTTGCCGTTTTGGATGAAGTCACAGGAGCCCCGATCGAAGGAACACCTAACTTTGACTATTCGATCAAAGCCCTTCATCGAGTTGGAAACCGATTGTTTGCAGGAGGATCTTTTACCAATATCGCCGGTCAAGGACGGAACGCCTTTGCGATTTTGGATTTACCTAACTACCAAGTAAGCCCGATTAATACCGTGCTTACCGGCTCCCCCGAAATCCGGACAATCACAAGCGATGAATCGCAAGTGTATGTAGGAGGGGCCAGCGTAGCTAATGTGAATGCACTAACAAGGAACGGAGCCTTTGCCTTAAATTTAGGGGATCTATCTGTGAGTGGATGGAATCCGAACCTCAACGGCAGTGGGGAAAGTTTCCTTGTTGTAGCTGATGTCGTTTTCCTAGGCGGATTGTATTCAGGAATTAACGGGGATGGTGTTACCACAAGTTACCAGGCCGTGGACAAAATCACTGGAACCAAACGCGGGATTCCTTCAACAACCAATTTCCCTAGTAGCGGAGTTTATACGCAAACCTTATCAGGTTCAAAAATCTTTCTCGGGGGACAATTTGCGACAATTGGTAGTATAGGAACCTTCAATAATTTCGCAATTTATAACCTTGCCACTCAATCTTACGAACAGCCTAACCCAGTATATAGCGATAACATTATTTACCACATTGCTGCTTACCCTGACGGGAACGTACTGATTGGAGGATCCTTTACTGGACTGAATGGTGCCACCGATAACTATTCTTTTGGAGTTTTTAATAGTAACACCAATGTATTATCCTCTTGGAATGGTGGGATCAATGACGTAGTCTATACATCCATGTATAAAAATGGAAGATACTATTTGGGTGGAGCTTTTACAATCGCCCTCAGGAAGAGTAATGGTGGTTTAGTTCGAACTAATTTGAACGAATGATTACCAACTAACAAACCTTACAGAGCATGATTCATCATGCGAACTGACAGAAAAAAAGAATTTTTACCTATTTTTGTTTTTTAGATTTCCGTTTTAGAATTTTTTGCATAGCCTCTTCGCCTTTTTTAGCACCAAGTAATACAGTTTTGTACAATTTGGTCCGAATCGTTGTCGTGAGTTTGACTGGAAGCGGTTTATCTGGTGCAACGGTGATAATCTTCACACCTTTGGGTGGTTTGACGGCGAGTTCTCTTGCTGTATTGAAATGGAAGTGATGGAGTTTACGCATCAACCTTCGGATGGTTCGTCTTGTTGGAAAAGCAAGTAAACTAGTAAGTCTTGTGAGTGGGCCTGAAATATGACGGATAGGAGAATTCATAATCACCACAATTTCTTTGTATCCAGCTTCGATGATGTCTTGGATGGGCAGTGGATTTAAAATCGCTGCATCGGAATATAAAGTTCCATTTAACCAATGTTTACCGCGAGTGGCAATTGGTAACGAAGTAGCAGCTTTCAACAAATCAAACACATTGGAAGATGTGGCTTTGACATATTCAATAGAATGGGTATGTAAATTACTAACTGCGACGACAAAATGAGGGACATTTTTTCTATCCAGAGTTTCTGATTCTAACCTAACTTTTTTCCGAAAGATAAAATCGATTAGATACTCCTGATTTAAAAGCGTTTTGCCTTGAAAAGGATGTAAAAAGGAAATGAGTTTTCTTCCCGACAAATCCTTATACCAAACGGCCAGTGCCTTTTCACTTTTAATTGGTTCTTTTTTAGGCATTGATACATAATAAGCGGCAGCACAAGCACCTGACGAAACACCGACCACCAAATCAAAGTAATTCGGTCGTAAGAACTGATTCCATGCGTAGAGAACACCGCCAGAAAATGCCCCTTTCATTCCCCCTCCTTCCACAAGGAGTGCTCTTTTGGAACCTTTGGCTTTAGGAAGTTTGGGATGATTTGGAGATTCGTTCGATGGAAGAGACTGCACAATAATGTCAGGGTCTTCTGCCTGGCTTCGGTTGCAAAAAACTATTCGTTCCAAAATTACAATTTCAACTTTTTAGGAGAATCACCAAACATAGGTTCTCCCCCTACCAAATTCCCAAAATTTCCTAAAAAATCTTGAGGCCATACAATAAATTTCGCTACGTACGCAATTGAATATTAGTATGCTCGGGATTAAAACGTTGGAGACGGAAGTGAATGGAATCTCAATCAAAGGTTCCTTACAATTGAATGCAAAAGGTGCGTACCAATTGGATTTACTCTCCCCTTATCCAGGTCCTATGTTTACCTTCTCCTTCCCCAAAATCTACCATGCACTTTGGGATGGACATATGTCGGAAATTGATAACTACGCAATCAGTCATCTGCGCACACTATTCCACAAATGTGAAAACATCAAAAAGGAAGTTCCCAGGTTCGAAAAAGAACTAAAAGAGTTTTGGTTGGAAGTGGATGGGATCTCAGTACTTTCCCCACTAGAATGGAATGAAAAATGTATGTTTCTAAAAAAAGCCTTACAGGAAGGTTATATGGATGCAGACACATACGAAAAAACTTTGAACGATCTTACTATTGTCATGGAAAAAAAATATTTCGAAAGAGAGAAACGTTGTGAAGCGTTTCTTCTTCAGTACCTTCCCGAGTATTCGCACTTACAAAATCATTTTTTTTGGATTCGCTTCTGTTATGAATTAACAGAAAAAAAACACCTACTTCTACTTTAAATTTTCGTTTTTCTTGCCAAAGAGACGAGTATGATCTTTACTTTCCATTAGGGGTGGAAATTTATTTCCGTCTCCTAAAAATAGAACTCGGAACTAGCTATGCGACCAATGGATCAAATCACAGGGAAAGAACAAAAACACCATGTGATCTTACACTATCTTATGAATCAAGAAATGAAGGCCAACTGGAATGGACAAATCCAATCCATGACCGTCACACAGGAATTACCTGGCGGTGAAGAAATTATTGTTGATTGGTCTGAAGTTTGGGCGATTGGCCCTGGTTCCACATTCATACTTTCCAAACTTTTGGCTCGGTATCTAGAACTCCATTGTTCTTTCGTAAAACAAATTGCACCTAACAAAATCCAACTACATGTAGACAAAGTTCTCATTGCAAAAAAAGAAAGATTAAACCCTCGTTTTACTATTTCGGAAGATGGTCTTGTCAATGTTACCAACATCGTCAGTTCCAAAACCATCATTGAAGCAAACATGTTCAACATCCCTACTCTCGTACGAGTCAACTTTGAAGACTACAGAAAACGTATGATGGTTAGGTCAGGCGAAGCAGGTGCGATGGATATTTTCAAATCTGGAATGGAAAGAAAGTATGATGTTGTTAAATCCACTCAAAAAATCCTTTTTATTAAAGATGCTACCAATGCAGAAAGTTACCGATCAGATGATGAAGGTTTCATTAACTATGAAGATGAAATCGAAGATCATGTTGATAAATTGGCAATGGCTGCAAGAGACAAAAAGATAAAATCGGAACTCATTCTGCCTATCCTCTATACAAATGAACTAGAAGAAACCATTCCTATTGGATATTATTCATTACAAACTAAAGATAATTTTATCACCAAAGAAGATTTAGATTTTTACCAAAAACAAATCGCAGAAATGATCGAAAGGATCAAAGATGCAAACCTAATGACAACAGTAGAAAAATTTCCAGTTTTGGATTTATCTACGACAGGACTCAGACTCAGAATTACTAATAGTAGCTTGGTGGAAACTTTGCCCAAACAAAAAGGAATTTTGTTGGAGTTAGTGTTTAAACTCCAAACTCCTTTCCGGTTTTTTGGTAAAATTGCATGGGCTTTCAAAGAAGCTTCAGGAGATTTACTTGTCGGTGTAGAGTTTTCCGGAAAACGCACTTACGCCGAAAAAGTCCGTTTCGAAGAAAATATAGAAATTATCAAAAATAATGGAAAGTCTGCGGCTTAAAAGTTAGCGGCTTTCCAATTTGATTGTTTTTGTAATTTTCGGAATTTCATAAGCGCAGATATAATATAACATCTTTAAGTCGATATAGTCGTAAGCTCGGGCCAAATCCTTTTGCCAAAGACTATCAATCTTTTCCCAAGGAAGGTCCGGATATTTTTGTTTTTCCGACTGAGGGATTTTTAAGGATTCTGCTTGGATATAACGTAACATTTCTTCCGCAAAAAAACTATCGTGGTCACCCTCTTTGAATTCTTGGATTTGGTTTCTGTAGAGGAAGGACTCAAGCTCCCGGCAATAGAAAATAAACTCATGGAACATTTGTTTAATCTAAAATGGGATTCCCTTTGGAATAGTTTTTTTCATTGGCAAAGGAATTCAAATCCTGGATACTTTCACTAAAGTATGAAGATCCGTATACAAGCTGCTCTATTTTTCCTTTTTGTTTTGGTATTCCCCATCCAATCTGCAGAAAAGGATTTCCAAATCATCGATCTCGTTGTCGGGAAAGGGGAAGAGGCCTTTTCCGGTTCCTATGTTACTGTACATTACGTAGGCAAACTCACCAATGGCACCAAGTTTGATAGCTCTCGTGACCGCAACCGCCCTTTTGAATTCAATTTGGGAGCAGGTGAAGTGGTAAAAGGTTGGGACAAAGGTGTAAAAGGAATGCGAGTGGGTGGAAAACGTAAACTCATCATCCCACCTGAACTAGGATACGGTAGTAAAAAAGTAGGAAACATTCCTCCTGACTCCACTCTCATTTTTGAAGTAGAACTTTTAAAAATATACTAACCAAAGATTTCGGATTTGTACGTAAGGGAGAATATGACACTTCCTATTCACGAATTTCTTGACAAAGTTCAGAATGGTTCTAACTTGTTTGGACTATGGAATTGTTACAAATTCGAACCCTTGTTTTACTCCTTGTTTTTGGTACCACACTTACCCAATGCAAACCCAAATCAGATTCTGACGAAGAAACCTTGCTCTTGTTAGCTGTTGCTGCTTCGAAGATTTGTGTCAATAACTCCTATACGGGAACTACTGTGGTGAACTCCACTGCTACTTTAGATACAAATACAGATTGTATCACTGGTATGACATCTTCTATG
This window contains:
- the thiE gene encoding thiamine phosphate synthase, giving the protein MENKIHGVYLVTDRPLCRTHGLAEVVELSALGGVSLVQLREKETDSREFLELAKHLKKILTPFAIPLLINDRLDICLAAGADGVHLGQSDLPWQEARRILGNNAIIGLSLETKEDYHSLIETNPKPPLDYLAVSPVFDTNTKTNTKPAWGLEGLKWLRSKTTIPIVAIGGINESNAETVVKAGADSIAVVSAICSAEDPKLATEILSKKFHT
- the queG gene encoding tRNA epoxyqueuosine(34) reductase QueG, with amino-acid sequence MTNPIYQIRSQIKTICEAEGFSLVGFTEAKIPNSDRKHLDEWIQEERFGEMVWFAKDHAVGIRNDFQNLGFVPKSVICLGFIYRSSQGEELLSQMESKVSRYALGSDYHLILKEKGNRILKTLREKFSGFKFRQSVDSLPVAEKILTRESGIVWQGKNTNLIHPKLGSYFFLSTILTDLELGGPDPEEIITDHCGSCRKCLDVCPTNALEAYQIDARKCISYLTIEDRKETEATDSFLEWDRKGWVYGCDLCQEVCPWNANVAKRNEVETSENEFLPRSFWTDPNFLEKESLTKQEFDVYFKDSPIERIGFEIWNRNLKQKKIKEAN
- a CDS encoding LIC_11502 family protein → MGENGNEVYLTEIQGQLPSHLYVHLPKLVSLFPQIEALVTLPKGLPELLRKGIYFALLQSVVRLLERNTDPLLPEILPEYGELIRSVSETYSALSPEVESNWLEECIQYGDKSAYHWEWKHFDSRELF
- a CDS encoding acyl-CoA thioesterase, with the protein product MIRTEIQIRFNDMDPMRRVNNSSYSTYLELARLDFCNRYLNVSELDDIPFVLARVEMDLKASVLPGVSIYVETWVSAIGTTSWEFSYEIRDKKTNTVYVSAKTVQVYFDYHAKTKKPIPPDFLKSLEKEQL
- a CDS encoding cell envelope biogenesis protein OmpA gives rise to the protein MVWISLMLVGAGFFLFWLWAKPLEKQRIVLLVRKEGNSNPEKNTLILESPIRELSIFFEAGSSKLEKESIHLLQAEWELNPISQIGYLSLIGSADASGHLTKNRKLVKDRVRNVESYLVSLGIPKDKINQTFLEPIYGKNPELRRLLRSVQIQYKIET
- a CDS encoding patatin-like phospholipase family protein — translated: MQSLPSNESPNHPKLPKAKGSKRALLVEGGGMKGAFSGGVLYAWNQFLRPNYFDLVVGVSSGACAAAYYVSMPKKEPIKSEKALAVWYKDLSGRKLISFLHPFQGKTLLNQEYLIDFIFRKKVRLESETLDRKNVPHFVVAVSNLHTHSIEYVKATSSNVFDLLKAATSLPIATRGKHWLNGTLYSDAAILNPLPIQDIIEAGYKEIVVIMNSPIRHISGPLTRLTSLLAFPTRRTIRRLMRKLHHFHFNTARELAVKPPKGVKIITVAPDKPLPVKLTTTIRTKLYKTVLLGAKKGEEAMQKILKRKSKKQK
- a CDS encoding DUF1577 domain-containing protein; amino-acid sequence: MRPMDQITGKEQKHHVILHYLMNQEMKANWNGQIQSMTVTQELPGGEEIIVDWSEVWAIGPGSTFILSKLLARYLELHCSFVKQIAPNKIQLHVDKVLIAKKERLNPRFTISEDGLVNVTNIVSSKTIIEANMFNIPTLVRVNFEDYRKRMMVRSGEAGAMDIFKSGMERKYDVVKSTQKILFIKDATNAESYRSDDEGFINYEDEIEDHVDKLAMAARDKKIKSELILPILYTNELEETIPIGYYSLQTKDNFITKEDLDFYQKQIAEMIERIKDANLMTTVEKFPVLDLSTTGLRLRITNSSLVETLPKQKGILLELVFKLQTPFRFFGKIAWAFKEASGDLLVGVEFSGKRTYAEKVRFEENIEIIKNNGKSAA
- a CDS encoding HepT-like ribonuclease domain-containing protein, which produces MFHEFIFYCRELESFLYRNQIQEFKEGDHDSFFAEEMLRYIQAESLKIPQSEKQKYPDLPWEKIDSLWQKDLARAYDYIDLKMLYYICAYEIPKITKTIKLESR
- a CDS encoding FKBP-type peptidyl-prolyl cis-trans isomerase; translated protein: MKIRIQAALFFLFVLVFPIQSAEKDFQIIDLVVGKGEEAFSGSYVTVHYVGKLTNGTKFDSSRDRNRPFEFNLGAGEVVKGWDKGVKGMRVGGKRKLIIPPELGYGSKKVGNIPPDSTLIFEVELLKIY